GCGCAGCGCAGCGCGGGCGGCCTCGACACCGTCGTCGGCGGACAACCGGAACGGGACCGCGTCCAGTACCTTCTGCAGGATGGGATCGATGGCGGATCCGGAATCGTCGACGCTGGGCATGCAGACACCGTACGCACCCCGGGTCATGCTGGGCGCCTGGGTGGCTGGTGGCTGGGCCGGCCTCGCATACGGCGTATTCCTCACGATCGTCGCGCTGCGTTCCGCGCCCGGCGACGAGCTGACCGGGGTGTGGGGCGCGCAACCGGCCTTCAAGGCGGCCATGGCGGTGCTGCTCGCGCTGGCGGCGGCCGCGCACCCGATCGTGCGCGAGCGGCGCTGGCTGATGCCGGCGCTGTTGTTCTCCGCCGTCGGCGACCTATTGCTGGCCATTCCGTGGTGGGCGCCGTCGTTCGTGCTCGGTCTGGGTGCATTCCTGTTGGCGCACCTGTGTTTTCTGGGCGCGCTGATACCGCTGGCGCGCGGGGCCGATCGGTCGCGTCCCCGGCTGATCGCTGTCGCGGCGCTCTGCGTGGCATGCGTTGCGCTGCTGACGTGGTTCTGGCCGCAACTGGCCCGTGACGGGATGACCATTCCGGTAACGGTGTACATGCTGGTGCTGGTCGCGATGGCGTCTGCGGCGCTGTTGGCGCAGCTCCCGACGGTGTGGACGGCGGTCGGCGCGCTGAGCTTCGCCGGGTCGGACGCGATGATCGGGATCAGCCGCTTCGTGCTGGGCAACGAGGCACTGGCGGTGCCGATCTGGTGGACCTACGCGGCGGCGCAGGTGCTGATCACCGCGGGCTTCTTCTTCGGCCGGGTGTCGATCACCTCTGCTACACCTGGCGAGTGACCACGCGGACCCGACAGGCCGCAGCATTCGAGCCGATCGCTCGCGTGCTGCCGATGCTGTCGGTGCCGCACCTGGATCGCGACTTCGACTACCTGGTGTCCGAGGAGCAGTCCGACGACGCCCAACCCGGCGTGCGGGTGCGGCTGCGCTTCCACGGCCGGCTGGTCGACGGCTTCGTCCTGGAGCGCCGCACCGACACCGATCACGTCGGCAAGCTCGCCTGGCTGGACCGGGTGGTGTCGGCCGAGGCGGTGCTCACCCCGGAGATCCGCCGGCTGGTCGATGCCGTGGCCGCGCGCTACGCCGGCACCCGCGCCGACGTGCTGCGGCTGGCGGTGCCGCCGCGGCACGCCAAGATCGAGGCTGAAACCGTCGCTGCGGCAGAGCTTTCCGTGGTCGAGGAGGTCGACCGGGCCGGCTGGGAGTCCTACAGCAGCGGCGGGCAGTTCCTGACGGCGCTGGCCGAGACGCGCGCGGCCCGCGCTGTG
The sequence above is a segment of the Candidatus Mycobacterium wuenschmannii genome. Coding sequences within it:
- a CDS encoding lysoplasmalogenase, with translation MQTPYAPRVMLGAWVAGGWAGLAYGVFLTIVALRSAPGDELTGVWGAQPAFKAAMAVLLALAAAAHPIVRERRWLMPALLFSAVGDLLLAIPWWAPSFVLGLGAFLLAHLCFLGALIPLARGADRSRPRLIAVAALCVACVALLTWFWPQLARDGMTIPVTVYMLVLVAMASAALLAQLPTVWTAVGALSFAGSDAMIGISRFVLGNEALAVPIWWTYAAAQVLITAGFFFGRVSITSATPGE